In Raphanus sativus cultivar WK10039 chromosome 5, ASM80110v3, whole genome shotgun sequence, the following proteins share a genomic window:
- the LOC108860212 gene encoding uncharacterized protein At1g28695 isoform X2 yields MELSKERELIEKRSHKIRESPTPNNPITENMPLCNDSSGNLALAVALLLAVALYISFSPRSISGPNSDLLHNVNTLQPLKNVDKLGAVLDSAAAGNNKTVIIAVVNRAYVEEVEGGRTMLDLFLEGFWEGEGTLPLLDHLLVVAADQTAYDRCRFRRLHCYKMDTEGVNLEGEKVYMSADFIEMMWRRTRLLLDVLHRGYHLVFTDMDVMWLRNPFSRLSNNGSMDMQISVDHNCLEAGHSINTGFYHVRSNNRTISLFQKWYDMRLNSTSMKEQDVLKNLLDSGLFNQLGVNVGFLNTTEFSGFCQDSPDMGAVTTVHANCCRHIPPKVFDLTLVLSDWKSYKASHFHNKWSRHVECEGSWNDDHYVPKP; encoded by the exons ATGGAGTTGTCAAAAGAGAGGGAATTAATAGAGAAAAGGTCACATAAGATACGTGAATCTCCTACTCCGAATAATCCGATCACTGAAAACATGCCTCTCTGCAATGACTCCTCCGGCAACCTCGCCTTGGCCGTGGCTCTCCTCTTAGCCGTCGCCCTATATATCAGCTTCTCCCCACGTTCGATTTCGGGCCCTAACTCCGATCTCCTACATAACGTCAACACTCTCCAGCCACTG AAAAATGTGGACAAGCTTGGGGCGGTTTTGGACAGTGCAGCGGCAGGAAACAACAAGACGGTGATAATAGCAGTAGTGAACAGAGCGTACGTGGAGGAGGTTGAAGGAGGGAGGACGATGTTGGATCTGTTCCTCGAGGGTTTCTGGGAAGGAGAAGGGACGCTGCCACTTCTGGACCATCTGTTGGTGGTCGCAGCGGATCAGACGGCCTATGATCGCTGCCGCTTCAGGAGGCTCCATTGCTACAAGATGGACACGGAGGGTGTTAACTTGGAAGGAGAGAAGGTATACATGTCAGCTGATTTCATTGAGATGATGTGGCGTAGGACTCGCTTGCTGCTGGACGTCCTCCACCGCGGTTACCATCTTGTTTTCACG gACATGGACGTGATGTGGCTAAGGAACCCTTTCTCCCGGCTAAGTAACAACGGGAGCATGGATATGCAGATAAGCGTGGACCACAACTGCTTGGAAGCTGGACACTCGATCAACACGGGATTCTACCACGTTCGGTCCAACAACAGGACCATCTCCCTATTCCAAAAATGGTACGATATGAGGCTTAACTCTACGAGCATGAAAGAACAAGACGTCCTCAAGAATCTCCTCGACTCGGGTTTATTCAATCAGCTCGGAGTCAACGTTGGCTTCCTCAACACAACTGAATTCAGTGGCTTCTGCCAAGACAGCCCTGACATGGGCGCTGTCACCACCGTACACGCCAACTGCTGTCGCCACATCCCTCCCAAGGTCTTTGATCTCACTCTTGTTCTCAGTGACTGGAAAAGCTACAAAGCCTCCCATTTCCACAACAAGTGGAGCCGTCATGTCGAGTGTGAGGGTTCATGGAATGACGACCACTATGTTCCCAAGCCGTGA
- the LOC108860212 gene encoding uncharacterized protein At1g28695 isoform X1, with protein sequence MELSKERELIEKRSHKIRESPTPNNPITENMPLCNDSSGNLALAVALLLAVALYISFSPRSISGPNSDLLHNVNTLQPLVSLFIILLKSTGDDIVWKWLQKNVDKLGAVLDSAAAGNNKTVIIAVVNRAYVEEVEGGRTMLDLFLEGFWEGEGTLPLLDHLLVVAADQTAYDRCRFRRLHCYKMDTEGVNLEGEKVYMSADFIEMMWRRTRLLLDVLHRGYHLVFTDMDVMWLRNPFSRLSNNGSMDMQISVDHNCLEAGHSINTGFYHVRSNNRTISLFQKWYDMRLNSTSMKEQDVLKNLLDSGLFNQLGVNVGFLNTTEFSGFCQDSPDMGAVTTVHANCCRHIPPKVFDLTLVLSDWKSYKASHFHNKWSRHVECEGSWNDDHYVPKP encoded by the exons ATGGAGTTGTCAAAAGAGAGGGAATTAATAGAGAAAAGGTCACATAAGATACGTGAATCTCCTACTCCGAATAATCCGATCACTGAAAACATGCCTCTCTGCAATGACTCCTCCGGCAACCTCGCCTTGGCCGTGGCTCTCCTCTTAGCCGTCGCCCTATATATCAGCTTCTCCCCACGTTCGATTTCGGGCCCTAACTCCGATCTCCTACATAACGTCAACACTCTCCAGCCACTGGTAAGTCTATTCATAATATTATTGAAATCTACAGGAGATGATATTGTATGGAAGTGGTTACAGAAAAATGTGGACAAGCTTGGGGCGGTTTTGGACAGTGCAGCGGCAGGAAACAACAAGACGGTGATAATAGCAGTAGTGAACAGAGCGTACGTGGAGGAGGTTGAAGGAGGGAGGACGATGTTGGATCTGTTCCTCGAGGGTTTCTGGGAAGGAGAAGGGACGCTGCCACTTCTGGACCATCTGTTGGTGGTCGCAGCGGATCAGACGGCCTATGATCGCTGCCGCTTCAGGAGGCTCCATTGCTACAAGATGGACACGGAGGGTGTTAACTTGGAAGGAGAGAAGGTATACATGTCAGCTGATTTCATTGAGATGATGTGGCGTAGGACTCGCTTGCTGCTGGACGTCCTCCACCGCGGTTACCATCTTGTTTTCACG gACATGGACGTGATGTGGCTAAGGAACCCTTTCTCCCGGCTAAGTAACAACGGGAGCATGGATATGCAGATAAGCGTGGACCACAACTGCTTGGAAGCTGGACACTCGATCAACACGGGATTCTACCACGTTCGGTCCAACAACAGGACCATCTCCCTATTCCAAAAATGGTACGATATGAGGCTTAACTCTACGAGCATGAAAGAACAAGACGTCCTCAAGAATCTCCTCGACTCGGGTTTATTCAATCAGCTCGGAGTCAACGTTGGCTTCCTCAACACAACTGAATTCAGTGGCTTCTGCCAAGACAGCCCTGACATGGGCGCTGTCACCACCGTACACGCCAACTGCTGTCGCCACATCCCTCCCAAGGTCTTTGATCTCACTCTTGTTCTCAGTGACTGGAAAAGCTACAAAGCCTCCCATTTCCACAACAAGTGGAGCCGTCATGTCGAGTGTGAGGGTTCATGGAATGACGACCACTATGTTCCCAAGCCGTGA